A stretch of the Vigna radiata var. radiata cultivar VC1973A chromosome 7, Vradiata_ver6, whole genome shotgun sequence genome encodes the following:
- the LOC106767594 gene encoding zinc finger CCCH domain-containing protein 39 isoform X1, giving the protein MSFSDHIPSFMMSPPSFSTDTDAIEVRLQFPMNNDSLEQHSQQDQPPSIKRARIGDNNNSYPMACPPRMIQNPNFNKGTSHIFFKTRMCAKFRVGACRNGENCNFAHGVEDMRQPPPNWQELVGLRNEERLPSGNWDDDQKIIQKMKLCKKYYIGDECPYGDKCSFLHEDPAKFRDDSGRYRESTAINIGTNGSPKAYGDPSNCLESNKVVNTGLNVSRSNVKSTYWKTKLCIKFETTGHCPFGDDCHFAHGQAELQFPGGRNEAETAGAAPVSNKATIPTLARATPVPSNDAPPSQRASVPPANEEEQGKKHLLKWKGPKKINRIYGDWLDDLPLGHNLPGRVGI; this is encoded by the exons ATGAGTTTCTCTGACCACATTCCATCTTTTATGATGTCACCGCCGTCATTTTCGACAGACACAGATGCCATTGAAGTGAGGCTTCAATTTCCAATGAACAACGATTCATTGGAGCAACATTCACAGCAGGATCAACCCCCTTCGATCAAGAGGGCAAGAATTGGTGATAACAACAACTCCTATCCAATGGCATGCCCTCCAAGGATGATTCAGAACCCCAATTTTAATAAGGGAACCAGCCACATTTTCTTCAAGACTCGCATGTGTGCAAAATTCAGAGTTGGGGCTTGTAGGAACGGTGAGAATTGCAACTTTGCACATGGAGTTGAGGACATGAGGCAGCCACCCCCGAACTGGCAAGAGCTTGTTGGATTACGCAATGAGGAGCGGCTACCCTCCGGGAATTGGGATGATGACCAGAAAATTATACAGAAGATGAAGCTGTGCAAGAAGTATTATATTGGGGATGAATGCCCCTATGGTGATAAATGTAGTTTTCTTCATGAAGACCCTGCTAAGTTCAGGGATGATTCGGGGAGGTACAGAGAGAGCACAGCTATAAACATCGGAACTAATGGATCTCCAAAGGCATATGGTGATCCTTCAAATTGTTTAGAGAGTAATAAGGTTGTCAACACTGGCTTAAATGTTTCCCGGTCGAATGTTAAGTCCACCTATTGGAAGACTAAACTGTGCATCAAATTTGAGACAACAGGGCACTGCCCCTTTGGGGATGACTGTCACTTTGCTCATGGGCAAGCAG AGCTACAATTTCCTGGTGGACGCAATGAGGCAGAAACTGCAGGTGCCGCTCCAGTTTCAAATAAAGCTACCATTCCAACCTTAGCAAGAGCTACACCAGTTCCTTCTAATGATGCTCCTCCAAGCCAGAGAGCAAGTGTACCTCCTGCAAATGAAGAGGAGCAGGGCAAGAAACATTTACTGAAGTGGAAGGGACCCAAGAAAATCAACCGAATTTATGGTGATTGGCTTGACGATTTACCACTTGGTCACAACTTGCCAGGTAGAGTTGGAATCTGA
- the LOC106767594 gene encoding zinc finger CCCH domain-containing protein 39 isoform X2: MNNDSLEQHSQQDQPPSIKRARIGDNNNSYPMACPPRMIQNPNFNKGTSHIFFKTRMCAKFRVGACRNGENCNFAHGVEDMRQPPPNWQELVGLRNEERLPSGNWDDDQKIIQKMKLCKKYYIGDECPYGDKCSFLHEDPAKFRDDSGRYRESTAINIGTNGSPKAYGDPSNCLESNKVVNTGLNVSRSNVKSTYWKTKLCIKFETTGHCPFGDDCHFAHGQAELQFPGGRNEAETAGAAPVSNKATIPTLARATPVPSNDAPPSQRASVPPANEEEQGKKHLLKWKGPKKINRIYGDWLDDLPLGHNLPGRVGI, from the exons ATGAACAACGATTCATTGGAGCAACATTCACAGCAGGATCAACCCCCTTCGATCAAGAGGGCAAGAATTGGTGATAACAACAACTCCTATCCAATGGCATGCCCTCCAAGGATGATTCAGAACCCCAATTTTAATAAGGGAACCAGCCACATTTTCTTCAAGACTCGCATGTGTGCAAAATTCAGAGTTGGGGCTTGTAGGAACGGTGAGAATTGCAACTTTGCACATGGAGTTGAGGACATGAGGCAGCCACCCCCGAACTGGCAAGAGCTTGTTGGATTACGCAATGAGGAGCGGCTACCCTCCGGGAATTGGGATGATGACCAGAAAATTATACAGAAGATGAAGCTGTGCAAGAAGTATTATATTGGGGATGAATGCCCCTATGGTGATAAATGTAGTTTTCTTCATGAAGACCCTGCTAAGTTCAGGGATGATTCGGGGAGGTACAGAGAGAGCACAGCTATAAACATCGGAACTAATGGATCTCCAAAGGCATATGGTGATCCTTCAAATTGTTTAGAGAGTAATAAGGTTGTCAACACTGGCTTAAATGTTTCCCGGTCGAATGTTAAGTCCACCTATTGGAAGACTAAACTGTGCATCAAATTTGAGACAACAGGGCACTGCCCCTTTGGGGATGACTGTCACTTTGCTCATGGGCAAGCAG AGCTACAATTTCCTGGTGGACGCAATGAGGCAGAAACTGCAGGTGCCGCTCCAGTTTCAAATAAAGCTACCATTCCAACCTTAGCAAGAGCTACACCAGTTCCTTCTAATGATGCTCCTCCAAGCCAGAGAGCAAGTGTACCTCCTGCAAATGAAGAGGAGCAGGGCAAGAAACATTTACTGAAGTGGAAGGGACCCAAGAAAATCAACCGAATTTATGGTGATTGGCTTGACGATTTACCACTTGGTCACAACTTGCCAGGTAGAGTTGGAATCTGA